In Thermofilum pendens Hrk 5, the sequence TTTCAATTACGTCGTCCGTGACCTCCTCGCCCCGGTGAGCCGGCAGGCAGTGCATGAAGATGAAGTCCTCCCTTCCAACGCTCCTGAGTAGCTGAGAGTTTACCTGGTACTTCGGGAGGAACACCTTCAACCTGTATTCGCGCTCCTTCTCCTGCCCCATGCTAACGAAGACATCAGTGTATACGACGTCCGCGTCCCTCACAGCCTCCTCGGGGTCCTCGTACACCTCTATCCTGGACAGCACGTCTCTTCCCAGTAGCTCCTCGCTGGGCATGTACTCTCTGGGCGCCGCCACCCTTATCCTCACGCCGAGCTTGACGCCAGCGATTGCCAGCGAGTTGAAAACGTTGTCCGTTCCATCCCCGATGAACGCAAGCGTTACCCCGCTAAGCCTCCCCTTCTTCTCGAAAATCGTCATGTAGTCGGCGAGCGCCTGTAGAGGGTGGTACTTGTCGCTAAGCAAGTTCACCACCGGGACGCCGGAGTAGCGGGCGAGCTCCTCCAGGTCTTCGTG encodes:
- the argF gene encoding ornithine carbamoyltransferase codes for the protein MSGVLHLLTLRDYAADEIESLIRDAVLLKKLRKLGLKRLNLLNGRSVAMIFEKPSTRTRASFTVAAYELGAFPVSYSSSELQLARGEPVKDVARVLARYHDLIAARVYRHEDLEELARYSGVPVVNLLSDKYHPLQALADYMTIFEKKGRLSGVTLAFIGDGTDNVFNSLAIAGVKLGVRIRVAAPREYMPSEELLGRDVLSRIEVYEDPEEAVRDADVVYTDVFVSMGQEKEREYRLKVFLPKYQVNSQLLRSVGREDFIFMHCLPAHRGEEVTDDVIESPQSVVFDQAENRLHTSKSVLLHLLVPEWRKYMREEPLQPDIR